The following are encoded in a window of Halorubrum sp. PV6 genomic DNA:
- a CDS encoding 3-hydroxyacyl-CoA dehydrogenase family protein: MQVAVLGAGTMGHGIAQVSAMAGHDVQVRDIDEEFVADGLAAIESNLEAGIERDKVTQNEADATLNRLSGTTSLESAVTDADIVIEAVPEEMGIKHDTVTDVESHVAPDTIIASNTSSLSLTEIASALDHPSRAVGLHFFNPVHIMKLVEIVTAEQSSDETVERARQFVEGIEKTPIEVMDSPGFASSRLGVALGVESMRMVEEGVASPEDIDTAMELGYNHPLGPIELGDVVGLDVRLDILEYLREELGERFKPPQILKRKVRAGKLGKKSGEGFYLWEDGEVVGTSGDWGDS; the protein is encoded by the coding sequence ATGCAAGTAGCTGTACTCGGAGCCGGTACTATGGGCCACGGCATCGCCCAAGTGTCGGCCATGGCCGGCCACGACGTCCAAGTCCGCGACATCGACGAGGAGTTCGTCGCAGACGGTCTGGCCGCCATCGAATCGAATCTTGAGGCGGGTATCGAACGAGACAAAGTAACACAGAACGAAGCCGATGCGACGCTTAACCGCCTCTCAGGCACCACATCGCTCGAGTCGGCCGTAACCGACGCAGACATCGTCATCGAAGCAGTGCCCGAGGAGATGGGGATTAAACACGATACGGTGACAGATGTCGAGTCACACGTCGCCCCCGACACGATCATCGCATCAAACACGTCGTCGCTGTCATTGACTGAAATTGCCAGCGCTCTTGACCATCCCAGCCGGGCAGTCGGGTTACACTTTTTTAATCCGGTCCACATTATGAAACTGGTCGAAATCGTCACTGCAGAGCAGTCGAGCGACGAGACGGTTGAGCGCGCTCGCCAGTTCGTGGAAGGGATCGAGAAGACGCCCATCGAAGTGATGGATTCTCCGGGCTTTGCTTCTTCTCGCCTCGGCGTTGCGCTCGGTGTGGAGTCGATGCGGATGGTCGAAGAGGGCGTCGCCTCACCGGAGGATATCGATACGGCGATGGAACTTGGTTATAATCACCCGCTGGGTCCGATTGAACTCGGCGACGTGGTCGGTCTCGACGTGCGACTCGATATTCTTGAGTACCTCCGCGAGGAGCTGGGTGAGCGATTTAAACCGCCACAGATACTCAAACGAAAGGTTCGTGCTGGAAAGCTCGGCAAGAAGTCCGGCGAAGGGTTCTATCTCTGGGAAGACGGCGAAGTTGTCGGCACGAGCGGCGACTGGGGTGACTCGTAA
- a CDS encoding thiolase family protein — translation MADPKYRAVIVDAVRTPQARKDGSLARPYPEDLITTVLDALVDRTGVPASDWDDFRLGCANQEEEQGRNLARQALLAGGFPETVPGATTTRLCGSSMTTLTDAARAIETGDGAVYPIAGVEQMSRIPFSDWLHPAIQERYDADRLSMGQTAETLARRHGITRDEQDRFALRSHKRAVAAAESGRFDDEIVPVGTGDETVEKDTTPRPDTSIESLSELPTVFRDDERASVTPGNASPLTDGAAGMLVTSEAYAEEHGLDPLARVETRAVAGVDPLVMGRGPIPASRTALKNADITMANIDLVELNEAFAAQSLHCIEELEIPDEKVNVNGGAIALGHPLGCSGARISTTLLHEMQRRRADYGLATMCVGFGQGVATVFKRL, via the coding sequence ATGGCCGATCCAAAATACCGGGCCGTTATCGTTGATGCCGTCCGGACACCGCAGGCGCGGAAAGATGGCTCTCTCGCCAGACCGTACCCCGAGGACCTCATCACCACAGTGCTAGACGCACTCGTCGATCGAACCGGCGTTCCTGCCAGCGATTGGGATGACTTCCGACTGGGCTGTGCGAATCAAGAGGAAGAACAGGGCCGAAACCTCGCCCGGCAAGCGCTGCTCGCCGGTGGATTCCCCGAGACCGTCCCCGGAGCGACAACTACCCGACTCTGTGGCTCATCGATGACTACCCTCACCGACGCCGCCCGTGCTATCGAGACGGGAGACGGCGCAGTCTACCCCATCGCTGGCGTCGAACAGATGAGCCGAATTCCCTTCTCGGATTGGCTCCACCCCGCCATCCAGGAGCGCTACGACGCCGACCGACTCTCGATGGGCCAGACTGCCGAGACCCTCGCCCGTCGACACGGCATCACCCGTGACGAGCAGGACCGCTTCGCGCTGCGCTCACACAAACGGGCCGTTGCGGCCGCTGAGAGTGGCCGGTTCGACGACGAAATCGTCCCCGTCGGTACCGGCGACGAGACGGTCGAGAAAGATACGACGCCCCGACCAGACACCTCAATCGAGTCGCTGAGTGAACTGCCGACGGTGTTCCGCGACGACGAGCGCGCGTCGGTGACGCCGGGCAACGCGTCGCCGCTAACAGATGGTGCCGCAGGGATGCTCGTCACTTCTGAGGCGTACGCCGAAGAGCACGGACTGGATCCTCTCGCACGTGTCGAAACGCGCGCTGTCGCCGGCGTCGACCCGTTGGTGATGGGTAGGGGCCCAATCCCGGCCTCACGGACCGCACTCAAGAACGCTGACATCACGATGGCCAACATCGATCTCGTGGAACTCAACGAGGCTTTCGCCGCACAGAGTCTTCACTGCATCGAGGAACTCGAAATTCCCGACGAGAAGGTGAACGTCAACGGTGGCGCAATCGCACTTGGACACCCGCTTGGGTGTTCGGGGGCGCGCATCTCGACGACGCTACTGCACGAGATGCAAAGACGAAGAGCCGACTACGGTCTCGCGACGATGTGCGTCGGTTTTGGGCAGGGCGTAGCGACGGTTTTTAAGCGACTCTAA
- a CDS encoding zinc ribbon domain-containing protein: MTDAQIAAIGAYTPRLRIVAEEFEDAWGSFNAAGVKQKAVPEADEDALTMGVEAAERALDVAGYSGADVCHLAFATTSPPMAEEDLTARLVNVLGVPDSVTTRTMTGSTRVGAQALNGALDAGPWGEKIGLVIISDCPKGAPDSDVEHAAGAGSAALVVDGDGPGKVLDRTSHVDTYPGTRFRTGGDDKTTGLGVTQYDREAFTTTLGGAVDTLDDSLEDVGAAAVQSPDGKLPYRATAALGIDAETIAAAETVSSLGDTGAASVFIGAATAFMEDTKRLLLAAYGSGAGANAILLEGPVPVASAVDGETELSYAEYLRRRGEITSDEPEGGGAYVSVPSWRRTINQRHRLVAGRCSACGALNFPPDGACQQCNERSVSFEAVELPGTGTVEAVTTIAQGGAPPEFVEQQSKSGPFVSAVVALDGPKGKETVSVASQVLNGDTKVDIGTAVDATVRRIYSQEDVIRYGFKMQVSETRR; this comes from the coding sequence ATGACCGATGCACAGATTGCGGCTATCGGCGCCTACACGCCGAGACTCCGCATCGTAGCCGAGGAGTTCGAGGACGCATGGGGCAGTTTCAACGCGGCCGGCGTCAAGCAGAAAGCCGTCCCCGAGGCCGACGAGGACGCGCTTACGATGGGCGTTGAGGCAGCCGAACGCGCGCTCGATGTCGCCGGTTACAGCGGCGCGGACGTGTGCCATCTCGCCTTCGCCACGACATCGCCGCCGATGGCAGAAGAGGACCTCACCGCGCGACTGGTGAACGTCCTCGGTGTCCCCGATAGCGTGACCACACGGACGATGACAGGCAGCACCCGCGTCGGCGCACAAGCACTCAACGGGGCGCTCGATGCTGGCCCTTGGGGCGAAAAAATCGGCCTCGTCATCATCAGCGACTGTCCAAAAGGTGCTCCCGACAGCGACGTTGAACACGCTGCGGGTGCCGGTAGCGCAGCGTTGGTCGTCGACGGCGACGGTCCCGGAAAGGTCCTCGATCGCACATCTCACGTTGATACCTACCCAGGCACGCGGTTCCGAACCGGCGGCGACGACAAAACTACGGGATTAGGCGTGACTCAATATGACCGCGAGGCGTTTACCACGACGCTGGGCGGCGCCGTGGACACACTGGACGACTCACTCGAAGACGTAGGTGCCGCTGCAGTCCAGTCACCGGACGGAAAGCTCCCCTATCGAGCGACCGCAGCGCTCGGTATCGACGCCGAGACCATCGCCGCCGCGGAGACGGTGAGTTCGCTCGGGGACACCGGCGCGGCGAGTGTGTTCATCGGTGCTGCGACGGCCTTCATGGAAGACACGAAGCGCCTCCTCCTTGCGGCTTATGGCAGCGGCGCCGGCGCAAACGCCATCCTCCTTGAGGGGCCGGTCCCGGTCGCGAGCGCAGTTGATGGCGAGACCGAACTGTCCTACGCCGAGTACCTCCGGCGTCGAGGCGAGATCACAAGCGACGAGCCGGAAGGTGGCGGTGCGTACGTTAGCGTCCCCTCTTGGCGGCGGACCATCAACCAACGCCACCGGCTGGTCGCCGGTCGCTGTTCGGCGTGTGGTGCGCTGAACTTCCCGCCAGACGGTGCCTGCCAGCAGTGTAACGAGCGGTCGGTGAGTTTCGAGGCCGTCGAGCTGCCCGGGACCGGCACCGTTGAGGCAGTGACTACTATTGCACAAGGCGGCGCGCCGCCGGAGTTTGTCGAACAGCAGTCGAAGAGTGGGCCGTTCGTTAGCGCCGTCGTCGCGCTCGACGGCCCCAAGGGCAAGGAGACGGTTAGCGTCGCTTCGCAGGTGCTTAACGGTGACACGAAAGTCGACATCGGGACGGCTGTCGACGCCACGGTTCGACGTATCTACTCACAGGAGGATGTTATCCGATACGGCTTCAAGATGCAGGTCAGCGAGACGCGACGCTAG
- a CDS encoding thiolase domain-containing protein yields the protein MRDAYIIGAGQTPFGAMPDKSYRSLFTSAVAAAVSSVPNGIDDDEIDEAVVGSLGVGGRQLGLSGPAATEHAGLHGIPSSRIENACAASGYAVRQAVQAVKSGMADVAIGGGVESMTDMSSDVTKYWLGVSGETEWERLTGTTFSGVYAQMASAYMDKYDATTEHLSMVAVKNHANGAKNPKAHLGFECSLEDAVNAPVVADPLNLYHCCPTSDGGAAVLVASEDVVDQYTDDPIRVAGVGAASERVGLFQRDTYTAISSSESAAQSAYDQAGIDPGDLDFAEVHDCFAIAELLAYEDLGFCDRGKAPSMLEDGKTELDGEIPVNASGGLKSKGHPIGATGAGQVTEAFKQLSGKAGDRQVEDATLGLTHNVGGSGGGAVVHVLEREVAR from the coding sequence ATGCGAGATGCGTATATCATCGGCGCAGGGCAGACACCCTTCGGTGCGATGCCCGACAAGAGCTACCGATCGTTATTTACATCCGCCGTGGCAGCGGCCGTCAGTAGCGTTCCCAACGGAATCGACGACGACGAGATAGACGAGGCCGTCGTCGGTTCTCTCGGTGTCGGCGGCCGCCAGCTCGGTCTCTCAGGTCCGGCCGCCACCGAGCATGCCGGCCTCCACGGGATTCCGAGTTCCCGTATTGAGAACGCGTGTGCCGCGTCCGGGTACGCCGTGCGACAGGCCGTCCAGGCGGTCAAGAGCGGGATGGCTGACGTTGCTATCGGCGGCGGTGTCGAATCGATGACCGATATGAGCAGCGACGTGACCAAGTACTGGCTGGGCGTCTCCGGTGAGACAGAGTGGGAACGCCTGACCGGAACCACCTTCTCAGGCGTTTACGCACAGATGGCCTCCGCCTATATGGATAAGTACGACGCGACAACCGAACACCTCTCGATGGTGGCAGTAAAGAACCACGCAAACGGCGCAAAAAACCCGAAGGCACACCTCGGCTTCGAGTGTTCGCTTGAGGACGCGGTCAACGCGCCCGTCGTCGCAGATCCGCTTAATCTCTATCACTGCTGTCCGACCTCTGACGGTGGCGCAGCGGTACTCGTCGCCAGTGAGGACGTAGTCGACCAGTACACCGACGACCCCATCCGCGTCGCCGGTGTCGGTGCGGCCAGCGAGCGAGTCGGTCTCTTCCAACGGGACACCTACACTGCTATCTCTTCATCGGAGTCGGCCGCACAAAGCGCGTACGATCAGGCCGGTATCGACCCCGGCGATCTGGACTTCGCGGAGGTGCATGATTGCTTTGCCATCGCAGAACTGCTGGCATACGAAGATCTCGGGTTCTGTGACCGGGGTAAGGCCCCCAGTATGTTGGAGGACGGAAAGACGGAACTCGACGGAGAGATTCCGGTCAACGCCTCCGGTGGCCTCAAGTCGAAGGGGCACCCCATCGGCGCGACGGGTGCTGGACAGGTCACCGAGGCGTTCAAACAACTTAGCGGGAAGGCCGGTGACCGCCAAGTCGAAGACGCCACACTCGGACTGACACACAACGTCGGCGGGAGCGGTGGCGGCGCGGTCGTACACGTTCTTGAACGGGAGGTGGCACGATGA
- the paaK gene encoding phenylacetate--CoA ligase PaaK — MPYKEVEASDREELRELQAERLRETVENAYENVEFYREQLDEMGVTPENIQSVEDVRKLPTTTKEDFRDEYPDGLFAVDSENVTRLHASSGTTGKPKIVAYTDDDIEVWSEAVARSLAASGAKAGDTIQNAYGYGLFTGGLGLHYGIEELGATVIPIGGGQTQRQVELMIDLESDVFTCTPSYALYLAETAEEMGHDPVDLPISTIIFGAEPCTDPMREEIEERLGVNGIDIYGLSEIVGPGVSCECHEAQEGLHIWEDRFLPEVVDPHTGEPVEEGEEGELILTTLSKEALPVLRYRTGDLTTLNYEECECGRTMVRMDNVTGRADDLLIVRGVNLYPSEIEHVILDLDGIAPHYRIDLYREGSLDVMELTIEMKEGTTQSRQSLEAEITERLENVLQFSPDDLDLVEPGGIARSKVGKVQRVYDHRE; from the coding sequence ATGCCGTATAAAGAAGTAGAGGCCTCAGACCGCGAAGAACTGCGCGAACTACAGGCCGAACGGCTCCGCGAAACGGTCGAAAACGCATACGAGAACGTCGAGTTCTACAGAGAACAGCTGGACGAGATGGGTGTCACGCCTGAGAACATCCAGAGCGTTGAGGACGTCCGAAAGCTCCCAACAACGACAAAAGAGGACTTCCGCGACGAGTACCCCGACGGACTCTTCGCAGTTGACAGCGAGAACGTTACACGCCTCCATGCCTCCTCTGGGACTACCGGCAAGCCCAAGATAGTCGCTTACACTGACGACGATATCGAGGTCTGGAGCGAAGCCGTCGCTCGCTCACTCGCCGCCAGCGGTGCTAAGGCGGGCGACACGATCCAGAACGCCTACGGCTACGGGCTCTTCACGGGTGGTTTGGGACTCCACTACGGTATCGAAGAGCTGGGAGCGACCGTTATCCCCATCGGCGGTGGCCAGACCCAGCGTCAGGTCGAACTGATGATCGACCTCGAAAGCGACGTATTCACGTGCACCCCGTCCTACGCACTGTATCTCGCCGAGACAGCTGAAGAGATGGGCCATGACCCCGTCGATCTGCCGATTTCGACCATCATCTTCGGAGCGGAGCCCTGTACGGATCCGATGCGTGAGGAAATCGAAGAGCGCCTCGGCGTCAACGGTATCGACATCTATGGCCTCTCAGAGATCGTCGGCCCCGGCGTCTCTTGTGAGTGCCACGAAGCACAGGAAGGGCTACACATCTGGGAGGACCGCTTCCTTCCTGAAGTCGTGGACCCTCACACCGGCGAACCAGTCGAGGAAGGCGAAGAGGGTGAACTCATTCTCACCACACTCAGTAAGGAGGCGCTCCCGGTGCTTCGGTACCGGACCGGCGACCTGACGACGCTGAACTACGAGGAGTGTGAATGCGGTCGGACGATGGTTCGGATGGACAACGTCACTGGCCGGGCCGACGACTTGCTTATCGTCCGCGGGGTGAACCTCTACCCCAGCGAAATCGAACACGTCATTCTAGATCTGGACGGTATCGCCCCGCACTACCGTATTGATCTCTACCGTGAGGGGAGTCTCGACGTTATGGAACTGACCATCGAGATGAAAGAGGGAACCACGCAGAGCCGCCAGTCGCTTGAGGCCGAGATTACCGAACGCTTGGAAAACGTTCTGCAGTTCTCGCCTGACGACCTCGATCTGGTGGAACCAGGCGGCATCGCCCGCTCGAAAGTCGGAAAGGTCCAGCGTGTCTACGATCACCGCGAGTGA
- the paaI gene encoding hydroxyphenylacetyl-CoA thioesterase PaaI, translating into MSRASDETRERIKSDAFCETLGIDLIELDSGFARTELTVTEDLLNFHGTPHGGAIYSLADAAFAAASNSHGTTAVALETNISYLEAVDVGETLTATANETHLAGKTAEYEIEVADESDDRIATFRGRVYRME; encoded by the coding sequence ATGTCAAGAGCCTCTGATGAGACCCGCGAGCGCATCAAGTCGGATGCGTTCTGCGAGACGCTTGGTATCGATCTCATCGAACTTGATTCGGGCTTCGCCCGGACCGAACTGACCGTCACCGAGGACTTGTTGAACTTCCATGGGACACCTCACGGCGGCGCTATCTACTCACTTGCTGATGCTGCGTTTGCGGCGGCGTCAAACTCTCATGGCACGACGGCCGTCGCACTGGAGACAAACATCTCTTATCTTGAGGCTGTTGATGTCGGCGAGACACTGACAGCAACTGCTAACGAGACGCATTTAGCGGGAAAAACCGCCGAGTACGAAATCGAAGTTGCGGATGAGAGTGACGATCGAATTGCAACGTTCAGAGGTCGCGTCTACCGGATGGAATAG
- a CDS encoding MaoC/PaaZ C-terminal domain-containing protein — protein sequence MPYSYEPHHFEDFEEGEEFISVGRTVTESDFVMHSALSGDWTELHTNKEYAEEQDFGERIAHGPMTFVQATGFVYRTGIVERTAYAFLGMNYMDLPNPVNIGDTLQLEMEVSNKKGVGREDVGLVVLDTEMENQDGTTVFEGDMKFLIKRKEE from the coding sequence ATGCCGTACAGTTACGAGCCACATCACTTCGAGGACTTCGAAGAGGGAGAAGAATTCATCAGCGTCGGCCGCACCGTCACGGAATCAGACTTCGTGATGCACTCAGCGCTGTCAGGTGACTGGACCGAACTCCACACTAACAAGGAGTACGCCGAAGAGCAGGATTTTGGTGAGCGTATCGCCCATGGTCCGATGACATTCGTCCAAGCGACCGGATTCGTCTACCGGACCGGCATCGTTGAGCGCACAGCCTACGCCTTCCTCGGAATGAACTACATGGACCTCCCGAACCCGGTCAACATCGGTGACACACTCCAGTTGGAAATGGAAGTCTCCAACAAGAAGGGAGTCGGCCGTGAGGACGTGGGACTAGTCGTTCTCGACACGGAGATGGAAAATCAAGATGGAACCACTGTCTTTGAGGGCGATATGAAGTTCCTCATTAAGAGAAAAGAGGAGTAG
- a CDS encoding aldehyde dehydrogenase encodes MSKYSGPTDLYIGGEWRSANSGETISSVDPASEEEYATVQKADESDVDDAVQAAAAAAERSSEWRTMDPDVRREHVRGMADAIEAMKDELTFVESHDNGKTPFEAGLEIDMVIDTFRYYAGWSDKIKGSEIPVSDSRLNYTTRDPVGVTAHIAPWNYPFQLAGRSIAPALATGNAVVLKPSSVTPLSALYYAKAAEKAGLPDGVVNVVPGSGSGAGSALASHDGVDHVTFTGSTGVGKSIQRDAAEAVADATLELGGKGPAIVFPDADLDTASRGVQYGIFMNAGQMCWANSRLVVHEDVYDEMVEKMATIAEGIPIGGGIDDDGQMGPVVNKEQLEDVLEYIEIGRDEGATVAAGGSVPNEKDVGYFVEPTVLADVTNDMTVAREEIFGPVLSVIKVEDEAEAIEVANDSPFGLTSCVWTNDLSRAHRVADRLDYGMVMINETPNTWPQTPFGGTKMSGHGRAQGEEAIETYTEVKNVHVNLG; translated from the coding sequence GTGAGTAAGTACTCCGGTCCCACAGACCTGTATATCGGCGGCGAATGGCGCAGCGCAAACAGCGGTGAGACCATCAGTTCGGTAGACCCAGCCAGCGAAGAGGAATACGCGACGGTCCAGAAGGCCGATGAGTCTGATGTTGACGACGCTGTTCAGGCGGCAGCGGCCGCCGCCGAGCGCAGCTCCGAGTGGCGCACGATGGATCCCGATGTACGTCGTGAACACGTCCGGGGAATGGCCGATGCCATCGAGGCGATGAAAGATGAACTCACGTTCGTCGAGTCGCACGACAACGGCAAAACGCCGTTTGAGGCTGGGTTGGAAATAGACATGGTCATCGACACGTTCCGGTATTACGCCGGCTGGTCGGATAAGATCAAAGGCAGCGAAATTCCTGTTTCGGACTCCCGACTCAACTATACGACGCGTGACCCGGTCGGCGTCACCGCCCACATCGCCCCCTGGAACTACCCCTTCCAGCTAGCCGGCCGCAGCATCGCGCCAGCGCTGGCGACGGGCAACGCAGTCGTTCTCAAGCCCTCCAGCGTCACGCCGCTATCGGCGTTATACTATGCGAAAGCCGCAGAGAAAGCCGGTCTCCCTGACGGCGTCGTCAACGTCGTCCCCGGGTCTGGATCCGGTGCCGGGAGTGCACTCGCCAGCCACGATGGTGTCGATCACGTCACTTTCACCGGGAGCACTGGCGTCGGCAAGTCCATCCAGCGGGACGCGGCCGAGGCTGTCGCCGACGCAACGCTTGAACTCGGCGGAAAAGGGCCGGCCATCGTCTTCCCGGATGCTGACCTCGATACGGCTTCGCGTGGTGTGCAGTATGGCATCTTCATGAACGCAGGCCAGATGTGTTGGGCCAACTCCCGCTTAGTCGTTCACGAGGACGTCTACGACGAGATGGTCGAGAAAATGGCCACCATCGCGGAGGGCATTCCTATCGGCGGTGGCATCGACGACGACGGCCAGATGGGGCCGGTCGTGAACAAAGAGCAGTTGGAAGACGTCCTCGAATACATTGAAATCGGTCGCGACGAGGGCGCAACCGTGGCAGCAGGTGGCAGTGTTCCCAACGAAAAGGACGTGGGCTACTTCGTTGAGCCAACAGTGCTTGCCGACGTGACTAACGACATGACTGTTGCCCGCGAGGAAATCTTCGGCCCGGTACTGTCGGTAATCAAAGTAGAGGACGAGGCAGAGGCGATCGAGGTCGCAAACGATTCGCCTTTCGGGTTGACCTCGTGTGTCTGGACCAACGACCTATCGCGTGCCCACAGAGTGGCCGACAGGCTCGACTACGGAATGGTCATGATCAACGAAACACCGAACACGTGGCCACAGACGCCATTCGGCGGCACGAAGATGAGCGGCCACGGCCGTGCTCAGGGTGAAGAAGCCATCGAGACGTACACCGAAGTCAAGAACGTCCACGTCAACCTCGGCTGA
- the paaD gene encoding 1,2-phenylacetyl-CoA epoxidase subunit PaaD produces MSSDYDRPRADANAKACSYTEYDTKERATGDVPATGDGAEGLEREIWSALYQVEDPEMPISVVDLGLIYGLELDDGEATIDMTLTYSGCPARELILEDVEQAAESVNGVDKADVRLVWSPDWSMDLVTEQGKDALRDFGISFDQ; encoded by the coding sequence ATGAGTAGCGATTACGACCGGCCACGGGCCGACGCCAACGCAAAAGCATGCTCGTACACGGAGTACGATACGAAAGAGCGTGCGACGGGCGACGTGCCTGCCACCGGTGACGGAGCCGAGGGGCTCGAACGCGAGATCTGGTCCGCACTCTACCAAGTCGAAGATCCTGAGATGCCTATCAGTGTCGTCGACCTCGGACTGATCTACGGACTGGAGCTTGACGACGGTGAAGCGACAATCGACATGACGCTGACTTACAGCGGGTGTCCCGCTCGTGAGCTCATACTTGAGGACGTTGAACAGGCTGCTGAGAGCGTCAACGGCGTTGACAAGGCCGACGTGCGTCTGGTCTGGTCGCCCGACTGGTCCATGGACCTCGTCACCGAACAGGGCAAAGATGCGCTCCGCGACTTCGGCATAAGTTTCGACCAATGA
- the paaC gene encoding 1,2-phenylacetyl-CoA epoxidase subunit PaaC, which translates to MSATEPDLGSADDLTERERNAVEAQLFRLADDEYVQAERYTFWQVRAPTLESDLAFANNAQDELGHARLWYDAIQQFGYSEESLLWESEPSDFQHSTFVELPFEEGDWADAVLRAYLYDVAEDIRLSALENSSYKVIRERTSRIQGEEGYHVEHAESWLQRMAQDSDASRRVEKALDHLYPYALTLFEPVGDVEDDIVELGVRTMTLDEMREEWTDRITDFLTNLGFDVPTDEEPATPIGRDNNHTEYWDELYEEMVSSYRNLGRHEATKLMDPEDDE; encoded by the coding sequence ATGTCGGCAACCGAACCCGACCTCGGCAGCGCCGATGACCTTACCGAGCGTGAGCGAAACGCTGTTGAGGCACAGCTGTTCCGACTGGCTGACGACGAGTACGTCCAAGCCGAACGTTACACGTTTTGGCAGGTTCGCGCGCCAACGCTTGAGTCCGACCTTGCCTTTGCAAACAACGCACAGGACGAACTCGGACACGCCCGACTGTGGTACGATGCCATTCAACAGTTCGGTTACTCCGAAGAATCGCTGCTCTGGGAGAGCGAGCCGTCGGACTTCCAACACAGTACCTTCGTCGAGCTTCCCTTCGAAGAGGGCGACTGGGCAGACGCGGTCCTCCGAGCGTACCTCTACGACGTGGCCGAGGACATCCGGCTGTCAGCGTTAGAAAATTCAAGTTACAAAGTCATCCGTGAGCGCACCAGCCGGATTCAGGGCGAAGAAGGCTACCACGTCGAACATGCCGAGAGCTGGCTGCAACGAATGGCTCAAGACAGTGACGCCAGTCGCCGCGTGGAAAAAGCGCTCGATCATCTCTACCCGTACGCGCTGACCTTGTTCGAGCCGGTTGGTGATGTGGAAGATGATATCGTGGAACTCGGTGTCCGGACCATGACCCTCGACGAGATGCGCGAGGAGTGGACCGACCGAATCACCGACTTCCTCACCAACCTCGGTTTCGACGTCCCGACGGACGAGGAACCGGCCACGCCCATTGGCCGGGACAACAATCACACCGAGTACTGGGACGAACTGTACGAGGAGATGGTCTCCTCGTACCGGAACCTCGGTCGACACGAAGCGACCAAGCTCATGGACCCTGAAGACGATGAGTAG
- a CDS encoding PacF protein, whose translation MIWEVFRQSNEGGEFKYCRDVHAPDREMAKQFAVIQHGRRKPTNALWVAPQEKILSISPGEDLGKSTADSETAVWVVFTPNFQGYQTEAGSVEATDEAGAKALALEEFSDPDDKELWVVEEQFLSEVNATQVAFGGTTDKAYRFAQTYNVDPAAEEVAASEGEQVEAERRRGEL comes from the coding sequence ATGATCTGGGAGGTCTTTAGGCAGTCAAACGAAGGTGGTGAGTTCAAATACTGTCGCGACGTGCACGCACCCGACCGAGAGATGGCAAAGCAATTTGCCGTCATCCAGCACGGCCGGCGCAAACCGACGAACGCGCTGTGGGTTGCACCGCAAGAGAAAATACTGAGTATCTCCCCCGGTGAAGACCTGGGCAAGTCGACCGCCGATAGTGAGACTGCCGTGTGGGTCGTCTTTACGCCGAACTTCCAAGGATATCAAACCGAGGCAGGTTCGGTTGAGGCGACTGACGAGGCCGGTGCGAAGGCATTAGCGCTCGAGGAGTTCTCCGACCCTGACGACAAGGAACTCTGGGTCGTCGAGGAACAATTCCTCAGCGAAGTAAACGCGACCCAAGTTGCGTTCGGCGGGACGACCGACAAAGCGTACCGATTCGCACAGACCTACAACGTCGACCCTGCCGCCGAAGAGGTAGCAGCCTCCGAAGGTGAGCAGGTTGAGGCCGAGCGCCGGCGAGGTGAACTATAA